The Indicator indicator isolate 239-I01 chromosome 18, UM_Iind_1.1, whole genome shotgun sequence region tttagtagtcatgtcACCttaggtgacaggttggacttgatgatccttgaggtcttttccaaccttattgattctgtgattccagtgcctcaccaccctcatgggaaagaatttcctcctaatgtctgatctaaatttggcttcttccagtttgaagccattactcctCTTCCTGTCGTTCCATGTCTTTCTAAAATGTCCTTCCTCCACTTTCCCatggcccccttcaagtactggaaggctgctgtaaggtctccccagagccttcaaaccgttgcccctcattctatcactgcaggcttcCATAAACAGTGCCTCTGCAGCCTtattgtaggcccccttcaggttctggaaggctgctattggGTCTCCctcaagccttctcttctccaggctgaacaaccccagctccctcagcctgtcctcatagcacaagtattccagccccctgatcatcttcatggcctcctctggacccactccagcagctccctgtccttcctgtgtggagggctccagagctggacacagcactccaggtgaggcctcagcagagcagaggggcagaatcacctctccccATCTGGTGGCcatttgatgcagcccaggctacccttggccttctgggctgcaggtgcccattgctggctcatgtttaaTAAATGCTTTAACATGCAACTTCATctgacagagagaaaaataacatGGCACACTGCTATTCCCTAAAAGTCCCATGTATAAGGGTCTCCTGTCTGCAACTCAAATTTGGTtgtggcagctggagaggtgTTGCCTGAGCCCTGCTGTGGGGCACAGCATTGCttacagctgctgcagcttaaGCTTTGGGGCACTGCTGTTGTTGCTATTTGTAGAAGGACCTACAGCCAGGATGTGAGTTATGGAAGAGTTGGTCACACCTTAGGGTTATCTTAATGGGGAGAGAAAATGGGTGGTGATTTCAGACAGAGAGGTCTCATGTGGCTTCgtcagcagcttcagcagcagcataaaTCTAAAATACTGCCCTAAGTGGAAGCCCATTAGTTTGTTTTAGGAGTGAcataaaatatttgattttgaaattaatttgcATCCAATGAGTAATTCTGAAGCAACTGTAATGCCCTAGTGTTGTAGACAAGAAATCAAGAGTGCGTAGGCTATAAAACTTGCTTCCTTTGAAGACAGTTTGGTGGAGCTCTTCAGAGGCTCAAGACTTAAGACAAAGAATGAATTTAAGACTTGGATTATTTCCTTGTTCCTTTTCTGCTCAATTTCTGTTGAATTCTGTAGGTTAATGTTGGAGGATAGTGAACTGAGGGTGAAATTTCATAGATTAACAGAGCGGTTTagggtggaaaggaccttttaaagatcacccagttccaaccacctgccatgggctgggacaccttccactataccaggttgctcaaggcctcatccagcctggccttgaacagttccagggagggagcattcaCGACCTtgctggggaacctgttccagcatctcaccaccctcactgtaaagagtttcttcctaatctccagtctaaatctgccctcttgtggctcaaagccattgtcccttgttctatcaGTACAAGCtactctcctgtagcccccttcaggtactggaaggctgatctaaggtctccccagagcctcctcttctccaggctgaacagcactgTTCTAGTACTGACCTCtgacttgtcactggtctccatctGGACGTGGAGCTGTTGGCTAATACTAtctgagtgcagccatccagccaatttctTACCCAGCCAGTGTCCACCCCTCTGATTGTTTGTTGCCTGGCTGTTGTGCTTGAGTCTGTGCATGGAATAACTTCATACAGGAGGTGTAGGACTGTCCAGTGTCTGTCCTGGTTTTCGAGCTGGAAATCTGACATTCCACAGCATGAGGGGTATGTGGTGTGAAAAGTCACCTGGTAAAAGGACACCTAAGTAATCCCTGGGTGGAAACAGTGTTTAATCCTGGTTAAATTGGGCTGGATTCATACTGTTTATGTAATCATAAGCTCTCTGAAGCTCCTTAACTATGCCAGGAGGTGTCTAGCTCCTCAGATGTCACTGCTACACTTCCAAGCAGGAAGCATGTTTTTcagggaaagaacaacctcctACGTCACACTTTTGTGTAGCTTACTTGGGAAAGTTATTTCTTGGCTGTAAATAGGTTGGGTCTCCTACAGGTCTGCTTCCCAGCATTTCTATCACCATCTTTAAAGATTTAACAGTAAATCATTACCCAGAAGGCAAACATAGGCTAATAAGGTTAATATTTACTTTTGGACAACCACATACAGGATTTTCCAGCACTAACACATTTCAGCAGTTTGTTCCAGGATCCTTCTGTTTGCCTAATGCTGACCCCAAAATTCTGCTGGACATGAGGTAGGTCAGGAAAGCCCACAGCTTGGTCAGCCGAGggtaggaggggaggaaaggtgCCAAAACACTTATTCCTCAGTGATTTTACTGCATTGACCAAACCCAGGTTGGCCAGGTCTTATTTATGGTTCTGAAGACATTGTGGTGCCACAGCAAGAAAGGCCAAATGTCATGAGAGGTTTGTTTGATCTGCGGGGGACTGTGCCCTCTCCCTTGTGTGACTTCCTATAGCTATCCATGTGTTAAACGCTAGAGGGAAGCACAGGCCTGTGCCACAGGCAGCTCCGGTTACATGCTGAGCTGGGTCTTGTTGTCTGAAAGGAGCTCTGAGGTCTAATTCTGTTTAATTCAGTGATTTCTCATACCTGTGAAACATCTAGTTACCTGTAATGGAGCTATAAGGCACTAATAAAATCAATATTAACAGCAACACTgaaggaatcatggaattgttttggttagaaaagccctccaagatcatcctgtccaaccatAAACTTAACACTACCATGGACACTAAACCTTGTCCCctagtttcttgaacacctccagggatggtgattccaccacctccctgggcagtctgttccaatgcctgaccactcctgtaggaaataaattgttcctcgtgTTCAGCCttaacctctcctggcacaatttcaggctatttcttcccttctatcacctgatactagggagaagagaccaacccccacatcactgcaacctcctttgagggagttgttaagagagaaatgaggtcccctctcagcctccacttacccagactgaacaatcccaggtcaTTGTTATAACTTGGTTTGTAAGGTGAAGATCAATGAATTTTCTTCTTGCTCACAGGGGAGTGTAGCAAAATCTTATCTGTAACACATTGAGGACTATTAGTGAAGTACAGCACAGTTTACACTTAACAATTTTCTCTTTCTACCCCTTTCTGGAGTCTTTGTCATCACATAAATTTCCATTTGAAATCAGATGGCAGTAAAATTGTTGatttcaatttattttagtGTATTTAAGATGGGTTCTAATAACAGGTTTCAGTGGAGGAAGAATGTTGGTTCATGAAAGAAGtttcaaacaacaaaaagtatGTTGTAAGTTGATGATGAGGGACTGCTTTAATCccatgtagaatcatagaatgatttggattagaagggacctccaaaggtcatctagttccaattcctctgcagtcagcagggacatcctccagtagatcaggttgctcagagccttgtccagcatgaccttgaatatcttcagggatggggcctcaaccacctccctgggcaacctgtttcagcaccctcatggcaaagaacttgttcctagtaTCTAATCTAAATGTCCTCTCCTCTAAtctcaaaccattgtccctcattctatcactgaaggactttgtaaacagtccctctgcagccttattgtaggcccccttcaggtactggaaggctgctattggGTCTCCctcaagccttctcttctccaggctgaacaaccccagctccctcagcctgtccttgtagcagaggtgttccagccccctgatcatttttgtggccctcctctggacccactccagcagctccctgtccttcctgtgtggagggctccagagctggacacagcactccaggtgaggtctgagcagagcagaggggcagaatcacctctccccATCTGGTGGCcatttgatgcagcccaggctgcccttggccttctgggctgcaggtgcccattgctggctcatgtccagcttctcatccaccagcactccctgagcaacctgatctagtggaggatgtccctgctgactgcagggggtttggactagatgacctttggaggtcccttccaacccaaaccattctatgattctatatgaaCAGCTTATTTGGGGGCTTTTTGTAATCGACAGCAATGCCTGAGGAAAGCTGCACCCTAATTCagtattttcccttttgtttcaaTCTATTCAGTCATTGCTAAACATGCTTCTACAGAACTTCTGGGGTATCCTTTTCCCTGTCTTTCCCACTCCAAAATGTTGTCTATATAATACGAAGGAGAGTGCAAAGAGGAGTAGTAAAGCCTGCTTAACATATAAGATTAGAGGTGAATTGCTCCTGATTTCCTTTCCTGATTCGTAGATCttgttgtttttctggtttaaatGGTGGCTGAAAATATCTGCCAAGTGACCTCTGGGCAGTGCAACTTTCTGCCAGCGggatccagattttttttttatattaaactcATCTCTACTCTGCTGctatttgtttaattttcctACTGCATTAatcaagtatttttttcctcccttaatTAGCACTGGAGAAAGTACTGCGGAAAGGAAGACCAAGAAAAAAAGGTACGTGGGGAAGGAAGACAAAGTGTACTGGTGTTTGTGTGCATGGTCTTGTGCTGGGTactgcagcaggcactgtggAAAGGGGTGTGTGGGGAAAGTGCTTTTAGCTTGTTACAGGCCTTTGTATGACAGACATCAGCAGAATTTCAGCTCCTCCCTGGCCAAAAATTTGAAActctgtcttctgcttctctctctacTGATTGTCTCATCTTTacgttcttcacagtgagggtggtgagacaatggaacaggttgcacagggaggttgttcaaggaggtgttcgaggccaggttggatgaggccttgagcaacctggtctagtggaaggtgtcctttcccatggtagggggttggaactgggtgatctttaaggtcccttccaccctaaaccactctatgaattcTATCTCTGCATGATCTTACTGTGATAATAAAAATCTTATTTCTGTCTCAGAGTTGATCAGGTGTATTTTAAACAATCCTGCAAGAAGGGCATGCTGCTTTTTTACCTACccatcttccttttcttgtttCCATTCCCTTCTCATGCAGCTGTCTCTATCTGAAACTctgcctgcagaagaaaataaagcatctagaaaaaaaaaaacccaaaccctaaaaccaaaccaaaaaacctcaaTTACAGACCAAACCCAAAGCCAGGAaataaaccacctccctgccccaggTCATAACTtgagcaaagaaatgttttcacaTTATTTGTGCTTCAGTTTGAGACTTGACTTCTGTTTTTTGGAGCCAAACTTTTCAGGAGCTGCTAGAACTCTCTGTAACGCTCCTGCTGATTGTGTTGTAAGCTTTACTGTGGGGGATGTATGTATAGTAACAGCCTTACCTCTTTGCATTTTAGTTGACTGTCTCTAAATCTGATCTTCTAAAAACATCCTTCAGATGTTTAAAGCCTGGACCTTTTACTTTCTGTGGCAGTCATTAGCCAAGCCACAGCAGTTTAAAACATGCCTTTGTTTTAGGCCATCCTGTGGAATGTGGCTTTACTGGAACACTTCTTGGGCTTATCAAAGGCTCTTCTCTCAGTAGGGTTCATTCATTGTTGGAGTTATTTAGGACTAGCAAGAACCTAAATTCATACATTTCTAAACAGAGCAGCCCTCTTCTGCTTTAACTTTTTCATGTGCACTTTGCTACTTGTCTTCAGAGTAGAATCCTGAAATCCCCAAATcacttaggctggaaaagaccttaaagatcaagtccaaccattctctaactttaCCAAGTCTAGGGctgaaccatgtccttcagcaccacatctacaagttTTTTAAActactccagggatggggagtcaACCattaccctgggcagcctgttccagggcttgacaacccttttggggaaggaattgttcctcatgtccaacctaagcctcccctggcaaaacttgaggctgttttgtCTCCTCCTGttacttgttccttgggagaagaaactgatccccacctcactgcaacctcctttgagggagttgaagagggcaatgaagtctcccctcagccacctcttctctaggctcaaaaaccccagttccctctgctgctcctcaccagccctgttctccagacccttttccagctttgctgcccttctctggacctgctccagcccctcaatgtccttgggtTGAGCTCTAAACCACTACAAAACCAAAAGGAGTAAAAGAATTTATGGGGGCCAAGGtgttttggttattttgttCTTACAATTTAAAAGCTTTTAGGTGtgaattgttttgggttttatggAAGCACTGAATCCATCAATTTAAATCCTTTTCCAGTTAGTTCTCTCTTACACTACAGAAGAATTTAGCATGGAAAACTCATCAGAGTGTTACCATTTGAATATATAAAAAACCCCATGCAAAATCTGGAATTCTGACAGCAGGGAGCACTAACCTTTTACAtagtgtgtgtttgttttgataTAAACAGGCATAAGTATGCTACAGGCTTAACCAGAAAAACAGGAACAGGCAAAAGAGCTGTTGTACAATCTTGTGACCTCAGGTGACACAGAGCTGGCTTCTGGGTGCATGTTGGCTTCAGTGTTCCCATACTTTGGTTATTAATTGAAAGGCCACTTTGTGCTTGGATTGGGTCTAAATCTACCTGTCCCAAGGGTTAAATGTTGTAATGAACTTGTTTCTTCAGGCACCTGGTTGTGATTGTAACCAAAATTGTGAGCTGGATTTATGTAGTGAGTTTAAAATCAACAGGGTTTGTGATTGCAATAGAGTTAGAAAGGACAAAAAGCCTCATAGAGTAGTGATGGCATGGAGTTCCAACATGTAGTTGTACATGAAGATATTAACAGGGAATCGCAGACTGGTTTGGttgggaagggacatttaaagctcatccagtccacccccagCTTCAGTCtgagcagtttgctcagagccccaaacaccctgatctgaaatggtgccagggatggggcatttcCTACCTCTCTGgcccaggctctcaccatttcttccttctctccagtctgaatctccctcttttagttcaaaccatcacgtcttgccctgtcacaacaggccctgctcaaaagtctgtccccagctttctgcttggtgcctttaagcactgaaaggctgccaggaggtctccctggtgttttctcttctccaggctgactaatcccaactctctcagcctggcctcacagcagagggcatcCAGCCCTGTGAACTTGTTTTAGGGAGAATGGATGCTTGCCTGCTGGAGAAATGTACTTTTGCAGTGGTGTAGCAGACCTGAAGATCTTGGCTCTACTAGTCTACAGCACCTGGGTTGTCACACTACCTAATTAAGAAAAGATGAAATTGTGAGTTTTACTTGCTCCCATTTTCGACCACCAACAGGCCACATTGTGTCACCTGGGAAACAAGCATCCTCTTTGTTCTCATCTCACAGATCTAGCTCTTGTTTCCCTCTAGGAGAAATTCTGATGTTTCTGTGAGTGGGTTTCAGATTAAAACCTAAATACTGGAAATGCATGGAGTGCTCCTGTGGATTCTGTGGAAGGTGATTATGACAAGAAAGCTGAAGGAGTTTTCTTCAGGGAGTATCTGACTGATTCTTGCCCATATAAATGGATCTTGCACACATAATTAAactgttcagatggaaactGCTAGgcctgttgttttggtttgcccTATCTAGGCAAGACAAGTTCTTCACCAACAATAGGTCTCTACTGAAGCAGCCCTCGTGGATTTATCTTTCATGAATAGCCACTGTGCCTGCatgcacagtgataagagaTTACAATGTTATTACAAACACTGCAGTGCTTCATGGCTTATGGaccagggctgcccagggcagtggttagagtcaccatccctggagggattgaaaagctgtggaggtgtggtgctgagggacatggtttagtggtgacctggcaatgctgggtaAATCAGAGGAGGGAAGGTCACATTCTCCAACCccactgtgctcagcagggacacctccaactagatcaggctgcccactgGTCCCTGtcaagtttgatcttgaatgtttccatggatggggcctcaaccacatccctgggcaacttgtgccagtatCTCACCGCCTTCAATGTGAACaacttctaatgtccaacctaaatctactctgctccactttcaatccattctcccttgtcctattactacaagcccttgtaaaaagtcccttccaagctttcctgtagcctccttcaggtccactggaaggctgctctaaggtctgcctggactattctccaggctgaacagcccaaattctctcaACCTGCCCCTatagaggtgctccatccctctgatcatctttgtggcctcctctggacctgctccagcagctccatctccttcttgtgttggggaccgcagaatggttggacttgacacTCCTAAAGacattttccaaccttaatgattccatgatctggATTTATCTtctgaaagaaatgaaatgaaaatgaatgaatgaatgaaaaaaCATTGGTCTTTCTCTAGCAGCCTTAGCATGGATATTTCCTGAATTTTCTAATTAAAGGAAGATTTTGCATCCTTCTATGTAGAATTTTGGCATGCTGGTTGGAAGTTAGGTGAACTAGTACCTTTAGCCTCTCCTTGGAGAAAGATTTATGAGAGAATTTAATTGCAGTTTCTTGGAATTCAGCTTGCCTTATTCAGAGAGCTTGATCTCGAGAACAATTGCCTTGAGAGGGctcaaaatgggaaaaaatgaaTATTAATGACAGAAGATACAGAAGTCGACTTTGCTGTGTTCGTAGTTCTGTCTTTATCTTGGACTGCTTCCACCTCTTCTCCTCCACCCTGAAAATATAAGCACCCTGCAGTGGCAGGTAACTTGAGGAGTTCTGCCAGGAGTAATCTAAGAACAGTTTCCACTGAGTACAGTTCTAACAGGGGTGAAATCACTGATGAAATGTCCTCCACCTTGTACATTGCCAGAATTTCCCTCTGTGCTACACCTGTGTGTTAGGGCACCTGTGTGTTAGATTTGTCCTCAGGCTTTAGTGGTGCAGGACTTTCAGACTCCTCCTGCAACCACCTTCTTCAATTTAGCAAAGTCAGTGAAGGTTCTTGTCACTGCTGTGACCAAGAACATGGAATCACAGgctggtttggattggaagggaccttaaaggtcatctagttccaaccaccttgcatggacagggacacttgctgctagaccaggttggtcAAGGCCCTATCCaaactggctttgaacactgccaggctcagagcctccacagcttctctgggaagcctgttacagtgcctcaccaccctcatgggaaagaatttcttccaaatgtCTGATTTAaatccagtttgaagccattgccactGATCCTGTTACTCCATGTCTTTGTTCCTTGCCTTTTGGTCCTTAACAGCTTTCAAACTTCACCTTGTTCTGTAGCCCTGTTTCTGCACTTCACATGCTTGATGTCACTCTGTCATTGCTCAAATGGCCAAAAGGAATTCCTTCTGAATTGGAAGGAGGGATAAAGGAGTTTAGATTGTCAGGCTTGGATGCTTTCAGACCAAAGAATAGCTCTTTGGATGACAACAGAGTCTGAGGAACACGGTGTGAGGAATGCTGTCTCTAGCAGGCCTGATCTCATCTAcctatttgtttgctttcagatCTAAAAGCGTGAccagttccagcagcagcagcagtgacactTCAGCTAGTGATTCCTCATCTGACAGTGAAGATTCTTCTACCTCTTCTTCCGATGATGATAGTGACAGTGATGAgagctcctcttcttcctcatcctcTCCATCCTCCAGTAGcacttcctcttcttcagagtTCGAGTCGGATTCCagttcctccagcagcagcagcagcagtacagACAGTAGCTCCGATGATGAACcaccaaagaaaaagaagaagaaatagtcCAGTGTGGCCTAGAACTGTTGTGTAGTGAATGATAACATTCTGCAGAGATGGGGTCAGCCCCTGCTTGCCGAACAGTTCAACTGGGCAGCATTTCTACTGCTCCAACTTTCTAAGTGTTTTTGTATAGTTGTTCGTAGGACATGAAAGGTATTAAATGGCACATTGAGACTTCCTGAGAGACTTATTTTTGTGGCTGATCCTTTTATGGAGAGTTTAACTTTTTTAgttcaaaaaaaaagagaaaaaagaaaaaagaaaataaaatcttatcAGATCTGTTTATATGAGCTAAGGTCCAGTAACCTGGATGTTTACAtgctggaaagcaaaagcttttcACTGCAGATCTTGCTGTGTATCATATGTTACTACTCTGTTCCTGCCAGCTTCACTTCCAGTGAACCTCTGAAGCTGTGGAGCACTGTGCTTGTTGGAGTGGAATGCAGTGTTGCCCACAGAGGGCCTTGATCTCACTGGTAACAGATGGATTCTGTGCTTTTgagctttgttttttcctgatgGCTTTTCCTGATGCTTCCAGGTTGAGTTTTAACTTCACCATAAAACTTTAACTGGTGTTCATTTGTTAATTAGTGATCAATATCCAACTTGGATTGTCCAGAGGCTTTAGTCTTTTCAACTCATCTGTTTCCCTAGCTCATGCATTGGTAGTAATTTCTGAGAGACAGtctctcctgcagcagtgtTGTGTAAGAGGAGCAGCACACAATGGAAGAATTACAACTGATCCTGCTTGCCAGTTTCATCTTTGTGCCTTTGCTTGGTAAATTAAATGTATCCTCGTGAGAGAAGGGCTCGAGTGAGTGTTTTTTCAGCACTTCATTAGCTTTCTGTAGAGACTAGACTTAGTAAAACCAGAGACATAGTAGTAacgagcaaaaaaaaaaaaaaaaagggcactCTTTTCAGGGAGATCAGAAAAAGGCTACTTTCCCTGGCTGCTCAGTAAGAAAAAGTCACCTTTGAATAGCTCCTAAAGGAGAGTGTTTCCTGTTGGCTGTTTTTTCAGAAAATGGTTGTGTTATTGCCCAGTGCTGTTGGGGTGTGGTGACTGGCATGATGGTCTGCAGTCCAGTCAGTCTCTTACCTGTATgtcatggtgtgtgtgtg contains the following coding sequences:
- the ZCCHC10 gene encoding zinc finger CCHC domain-containing protein 10 — protein: MATPMHRLIARRQAEANKQHVRCQKCLEFGHWTYECKGKRKYLHRPSRTAQLAKILKEKEKQLSLQQSTGESTAERKTKKKRSKSVTSSSSSSSDTSASDSSSDSEDSSTSSSDDDSDSDESSSSSSSSPSSSSTSSSSEFESDSSSSSSSSSSTDSSSDDEPPKKKKKK